TAAGCTAAAAAATAAGGAAGACTTTGCATTAAAATTAAAAAAAGAAATCGGAGAAAAAATAGATCCGACATCTCTCTTTGATTTTCATGTAAAGCGTATTCACGAGTATAAACGCCAGTTAATGAATATCCTCAGAGTGATCTACCTTTATAATGATCTTAAGGAAAATTCTGCTTCTAGCATTGTTCCTACAACAGTGATTTTTGCTGGGAAAGCAGCTCCGGGATATGCCTTTGCTAAGCTCGTCATTAAACTTATTAATAGCATTGCAGATTGTGTAAATAATGATCCTCAAGTGAATGAGGTGTTAAAGGTTCTCTTCCTTCCGAATTATTGTGTGACTATGTCTGAAATGATCATGCCTGCTTCTGATCTCTCTGAGCAGATCTCCACAGCAGGAATGGAAGCTTCCGGAACAGGAAATATGAAATTTGCTTTAAACGGCGCTTTAACAATAGGCACTATGGATGGAGCTAATATAGAAATGTCAGAACATATTGGGAGAGACAATATGTTCATTTTCGGTTTATTAGAAGAAGAAATAGCAAAAATGCGTCGGGAGTATTATCCACAAGGGATATGCAATAACAATCCTAAGATCGCTCATGTATTAAAGTTACTAGATCAAGGATTTTTCAATACTTCAGATAAAGATCTCTTCAAGCCTATAGTACACAGGCTGCTTCATGAAGGAGACCCATTCTTCGTTTTGGCAGATTTAGAATCTTATATCTGTGCTCATGAATCTGCAGCGACCTTATTCACTCAAACTGATGAATGGGTGAAAAAATCTATATATAATGTTGGTGGTATCGGCTTTTTCTCCAGCGATAGAGCAATTGCTGACTACGCTAAAGATATATGGAATGTTCCTACGAATTGTAAGTCTTAAAAAAAGCATTTCTATTTCAGGAGAGACTCCCTTAATAGAAATGCTTTTGACTATGAAAACCAGAGCGTACCTTTTAGTTTAATAAAAGTACTGAAGGGGCTTCTAAAATCTTCTGTAAGCGTTTCATAAACATCGCTGCAGGATATCCATCGATCACACGGTGATCTATGGATAATGTTAATATGCATGTAGAACCCGCTACGATTTCTCCATTCATCACTACAGGTTCTTCTTGAACACTGCCTACAGCAAGAATGGCAGCTTGAGGAGGATTAATGATTGCTGTGAATTCAGTAATTCCCGTCATGCCTAAATTAGAGACGCAGAAAGATCCGCCCTTATACTCTTCCTCTTTCAAAGATTGAGATCTGGCTTTAGAAGCTAAACTTTTAATTTCTGCAGAGATCATTCCAACGTTTTTACGATCAGCACAACGTACAATCGGAGTAATTACACCATCGGGAATAGCCACAGCTATGGAAATATCAATAGTTTCAAAACGTACAATCTTATTGTCGATGCTATTAAATCCTGAATTTACTTCAGGAAACTCTTTTAAAGCTAACGCACAAGCACGAACGATACAATCATTAATGGAAAGTTTAATTCCTTGAGCCTGTAGCTCTTTAAGCAAGGCTAGTAACGGTGAGGTATAAACTTTTTGCCGTACATAAAAATGGGGAACAAAAGTTTTGGCAGCTTGTAATCTCTGTGCAATGATTTCACGAACAGGAGAAAGAGCTTCCTCATGATAAGCTCCTGGGTGAACTTCAGGAGCCTCAGGATACCCAAAGCCTGCAATGCCTTTGGCAGGGGCTTTCTCAAGGTCCTTTTCAACTATACGTCCTCCAGGGCCGCTACCTTTAATTCCAGAAATATCCAAATTCTTTTCCTTAGCTAAACGTTTAGCTAGAGGAGAGACTGGAACTTTTGAAGAATCTTGTTTTAAAGATAGAGGTTCAGAAAGGGGAGGCTCAGGCCTAAAGCCAAAAGCTACCATCATTGAGGCATTTTGATGTGATACATCAGATGCTGCTACGTCTCCCTGCTCTACGTTTTCTATAGAAGGTTGTGAAATTGGGGATTTTGGAAGTAACTCTTCTAAGTTGAAAGACTCATCTTTTTCAGAAGATATAACAGCTATAGGCGTGCCTATTTGTACTTTTGTCCCTTCTTTAATAAGACATTCTCGAAACCAACCTTCTTCAGATGCTGTATG
The Chlamydia caviae GPIC genome window above contains:
- a CDS encoding pyruvate dehydrogenase complex dihydrolipoamide acetyltransferase; the encoded protein is MISLLKMPKLSPTMEVGTIVKWHKSNGDKIEFGDVLIEISTDKAVLEHTASEEGWFRECLIKEGTKVQIGTPIAVISSEKDESFNLEELLPKSPISQPSIENVEQGDVAASDVSHQNASMMVAFGFRPEPPLSEPLSLKQDSSKVPVSPLAKRLAKEKNLDISGIKGSGPGGRIVEKDLEKAPAKGIAGFGYPEAPEVHPGAYHEEALSPVREIIAQRLQAAKTFVPHFYVRQKVYTSPLLALLKELQAQGIKLSINDCIVRACALALKEFPEVNSGFNSIDNKIVRFETIDISIAVAIPDGVITPIVRCADRKNVGMISAEIKSLASKARSQSLKEEEYKGGSFCVSNLGMTGITEFTAIINPPQAAILAVGSVQEEPVVMNGEIVAGSTCILTLSIDHRVIDGYPAAMFMKRLQKILEAPSVLLLN